The Vanessa atalanta chromosome 2, ilVanAtal1.2, whole genome shotgun sequence DNA window ATAAAGatactattttgtaaaaaatattaagtacctacgaatttaacatttactttaacaatacaaaaaaaacaggaatgttttagaaaacaaaaaaagagaaaatataatttctaaataaatccGCTATATACCTGtgtcttgtatatattttaaaagcaacactgaatctaataaaatatgtgGTACCAAACTACAATTTTTAGTGCTGGCAACATCTAAAGATGACTATGACTAATTCCTGTTTATTTCGTTCAGGATTCGCAGAATGTACAGGAACAAGTTCAATATATCCATGTATAGGTTGATGGTGGCCAAGATATATTCTTCCGGGGAGAGTGTGGTCATCATCTGTTGTGTGTCAAAGATCAAGAAGAGACTGAAGAAGATGGCTCCGGTGAAGGATAGTGCAACTTCAAATGCAGAACTTTGTAAGAAGATCTGGATAAAGCCTCCAATGATCAAGACACTGAGACCAGCTACCAGACTGAAatcataaaatagttattatttacgGAGTTACTTATTATTCATGGACAATAAGTCAAGTGGTGTTGTGTCTAGCGAATTTGTAGTCTATGGATGAAACATTCCATAAACAGAGTTTCAGATTGCATAGTGATCCTTGCGAAATCGTTgcaccttttttattattttatttaaataatcatattacatTAAGTTTCAAATAATTTCAGTATCAGATCTCTAATCTATTagatttaaattcatttgaCTTACCCATATCCAACGAAAGAAAAGTCGCGTTTAGTGTTCAACGTGTACAGGGTTAGAGCGAACACTACGGTGAAAGTGAGCGCTAAGGCTTGGAGGACCACAAATGTATTGTAGTAGGAGACGACGACGCCAATTGTGTATGCTTGTACCGCAGTCTGGAATAATAAGAATTTAGCAGGTTTTTAGCAATTTGTCAAACTAGTTAGTAGTTGTCATTTTGTCTATACCCATATCGcgttgtctttgattagtagatttaatatttgacagtaTGTCAGAAGGCTATTTAAGAGTTGGATTTGTGACGAATAATAATTGCGTATCTAGTGTCAGTTGacagttacaaat harbors:
- the LOC125071130 gene encoding protein lifeguard 4-like, which produces MASIPLMYAQEDCELGGKDNIEDDFAYRNNVMNADKDIRLGFVRKVYGLLTIQLLATVAIAAVFLLVKPVQSFIHQNEWMVFIAFILSMVTLFALIAKRRDYPVNLYLLAAFTAVQAYTIGVVVSYYNTFVVLQALALTFTVVFALTLYTLNTKRDFSFVGYGLVAGLSVLIIGGFIQIFLQSSAFEVALSFTGAIFFSLFLIFDTQQMMTTLSPEEYILATINLYMDILNLFLYILRILNEINRN